The Gammaproteobacteria bacterium genome has a segment encoding these proteins:
- the rpsL gene encoding 30S ribosomal protein S12 produces MATVNQLVRKARRPNAYKTNVPALEGGPQKRGVCTRVYTTTPKKPNSALRKVARVRLTNGYEVSSYIGGEGHNLQEHSVVLIRGGRVKDLPGVRYHTVRGTLDCSGVTDRRKSRSKYGAKRPKQ; encoded by the coding sequence ATGGCCACCGTTAATCAGCTTGTTCGCAAGGCACGTCGACCGAACGCCTACAAGACAAACGTTCCGGCGCTCGAAGGTGGTCCGCAGAAGCGCGGCGTGTGTACCCGCGTGTATACGACAACGCCGAAGAAGCCGAATTCTGCGCTGCGAAAGGTGGCGCGTGTCAGGCTGACCAACGGTTACGAGGTCTCCAGCTACATCGGCGGTGAGGGGCACAACCTGCAGGAGCACTCCGTGGTGCTCATTCGCGGTGGTCGTGTGAAGGACCTGCCGGGCGTTCGGTATCACACGGTGCGCGGTACGCTCGATTGCTCGGGTGTGACCGACCGCCGCAAGAGCCGTTCGAAGTACGGCGCCAAGCGGC